Proteins from a single region of Rhipicephalus sanguineus isolate Rsan-2018 chromosome 5, BIME_Rsan_1.4, whole genome shotgun sequence:
- the LOC119394928 gene encoding zinc finger protein 830: MSSEIINTAFSVFPDFFDKPSVSQPKETTPSQPPQPKPQTSSKKAAAEALPEGFFDDPILDAKARNVEYEDPIEEEWEKFKKEIAEETTVSEAIMAEDIEESKAERDIEEIDEQIHNWQRVEQLQQRKEELMKKEVTAEEDNQDNKSDLEDEEYEEFLSWRAKGVWKE, from the exons ATGTCTAGTGAAATCATCAACACGGCATTTTCTGTTTTTCCAGACTTTTTTGATAAACCCTCCGTAAGTCAGCCAAAAGAAACTACGCCAAGTCAGCCTCCGCAACCAAAGCCGCAGACATCGTCTAAGAAGGCAGCTGCAGAAGCCTTGCCAGAGGGCTTCTTTGATGACCCCATCTTGGATGCAAAG GCAAGGAATGTTGAATACGAAGACCCAATTGAAGAGGAGTGGGAGAAATTTAAGAAGGAAATTGCGGAGGAAACAACG GTGTCCGAAGCTATCATGGCCGAAGATATAGAGGAAAGCAAAGCAGAGCGCGACATTGAAGAAATAGACGAGCAAAT TCACAACTGGCAACGGGTTGAGCAGCTGCAGCAGAGGAAGGAGGAGCTCATGAAAAAAGAAGTTACCGCTGAGGAAGACAATCAAGACAACAAAAGCGATTTGGAAGATGAAGAGTACGAGGAGTTCCTCAGCTGGCGAGCAAAGGGCGTATGGAAAGAATga